The Aspergillus fumigatus Af293 chromosome 7, whole genome shotgun sequence genome includes the window AATAGGTTCAAGGGTAGCTTTCAGACTGACCAATGTACAGACATAGTATGGTAAGATACTCCTTTACCTATCTTAGCCGACGAAATATTCACGGTCGTCTTACAGGGGTGAGATACACTGTAATCAGATGAGACTGCTTTGATGATTTTTGTTGACATGACAAGGGGCCTTGATGCTCGTTACATGATAAGTCGTCTAAGACCGAAGAAGTTCAAGGTCTTGTCTTTGACGACAATTGCGACTCCTCATCGTGGTATGCTGCGTCCTTGGAATAATCCACGGTTATTTACTCAGACAATTCAGGTTCTACGGTTGCAGATTATGTCCTTGAGCGAATTGGTGGTTCGTTCCATGATTACTCTATACAAAGAACCAAACTCATGCCTATAACACTGCAGACGAGCGGCTACCCCAGTTATATTACACTCTCGGAAAACTCAAGGTTGAAACTGGAGCCTTTTCCCAGTTGACGCGCAAGTATATGGAAGATACGTTCAATCCAGCCACGCCTGACGTTGAGGATGTTCGGTAAGTGGTCTACAGTAAATCAATGGCAGCAAGGCTGAGCGTTGTGCAGTTACTTCAGCTACGGCGCAGCGATGCAACCAAGCTTTTGGTCTATGTTCCGCTTGTCCCATCGCGTTCTTCAAGAGGTGGAAGGATATAACGATGGGCTAGTCAGCGTCGCTAGCAGCAAATGGGGAAAATACAAAGGCACCCTGGAAGGGGCCAGCCACCTGGATTTGATCAACTGGACCAACAGGCTGAAGTGGCTTGCGGGCGAGATAACTGGAAACAGGCAAAGGTTTGTAAAATCTATCTCTGGCTTCGAGGTCGTCCACTAATATGAGCTGGTTTCAATCGTAGGTTCAACGCCATCGCGTTCTACCTTGACATTGCAGGTAGGATGCGTCAAATTTCTCGCGTGACTAACTTAGTTCTGTCGCTGACCATCCATGTTAGATATGCTTGCTAAGGAGGGCCTTTGATGACGCTTAGTTTGGCCATTGACGAGAAATCTTGATGCCTAGAGATCAGCAACTGGAAGCTGCTGGAATGATGCCCCCTTTTGTCCTGTTCTGGAAACTTGGCGATACCCGATTAGACTAGCGGTTTCTATGACACGACAGTGACATTGTGATATCATGTCAAACGTTGGTATAGGTACATATCTTGACGCCGTCCAATGATGATCAGCCTTCTGCACAGCTTTCTGAATCAGTGGTAGCGTCGAGAGTGGCGGTGCAGCTCTATTTTCGTAGAATGCGAGTGGCTTTGCTCGAATCTTGGCCTAGACTCAGAAGAACAGCAGATCAGGAGAACCAGAATTAGCCAATAAGAATGACAAAAGAAATGAGGAGTAGAATAATATAACGATAAGGAGACGGcatttctttgtcttttaAATGTTTCAATTTGTGACGAAAGCGAACCCTCTTCAAAGAGTGTCAGTTAAGAGCCACCAAGAGTGGCCCCACGCCCGCCTTTTGTTCTTCGTATTGGAAGAACGTCATATTTCCCACCCTCAGATACCCGTTAACTAGTTAGTCCATGCCGAAATCCCGTGCTCTGTTTTCTGTCTTACACTTGATCTCTATGACACTGGAGTGAGTCTAATACTTGAGAAAAGTTTGTACAGTAATTCCATAAGTCACACTTGTATCGTCCGGTTGGAGTTTCGACAGAGACTGCACGCTGTCGCTTCAGctacatcaacaaccacTATTTCCGCTATCATCTCATCGGGAAGGGAACGCTCGGCTACTGAGATTGAGTGCCTGCTATGTCTGTAACCATCCATTTAGACAGGCCACATGCTCATTTCACCAATCTCGACTTCCTGACGGGTAGAGTTGTGCTACATCTCCCCTCAGAAGCTCCGATAGGAGGCATTCAAGTGA containing:
- a CDS encoding triglyceride lipase; the protein is MERGSTCVIRTAASRSQWTTMVHVGAELNASAQVRFLRSLCRFRSFSSSYRSFHALPCRSKSHKHIGSDALDPRLDDLGKVLRDEYAVIRDHYETPKYPVVLAHGLLGFDELRLAGPLLPGVQYWRGIKEALTQKGVQVITATVPPSGSIEMRAEELVKDIDEGAQGKAVNIIAGLDARYMISRLRPKKFKVLSLTTIATPHRGSTVADYVLERIGDERLPQLYYTLGKLKVETGAFSQLTRKYMEDTFNPATPDVEDVRYFSYGAAMQPSFWSMFRLSHRVLQEVEGYNDGLVSVASSKWGKYKGTLEGASHLDLINWTNRLKWLAGEITGNRQRFVKSISGFEVVH